The following coding sequences are from one Geothrix sp. window:
- a CDS encoding OPT family oligopeptide transporter has product MQPFVPSDQNLREFSLRAVLIGLVMAVVLGSANAYLGLKAGMTIAATYPAAVIGMALIKLMKGTILEENMARTVGSIGESVAAGAIFTVPAFVISGIWPKFFTAGNYVTSSLIMFTGGVLGIMFVALLRRVMVEDAELPYPESVAAAEIHKAGARGGSGTKFLFGAMGIGASIQALVQLSLFASAWEKFVFFKTSAINLVGTWKAKVAGGMLLSSPGISPAYMGVGYIIGPKLGALNFSGGIIAWGLLVPIITYFLAPGVLPEGAPEGDWIALSYSVWKFIVRPIAIGGMLVGAGFTLFKMRKSLATGLTRSVSDVKKAASGDHVVDRVNKDLPFTYVLGGLAFAAAVTFLITWQIFHVGAMVSFVAALVMVILGFFFAAISGYLVGIMGSSNNPISGLTLTALVLTALVMVLLGVKGREGVAAVLGVAAIVCVSAAVAGEMLQDLKAGHILGGTPWRMEMGDLLGVALASVVLFIPLMVLHEGDITAQGTKRIAELTAQQVQVVTAPDGKTYSIDEVKKLPADQKKAVLSLDAGFGSKQLAAPQAGLMALLSRGIVEGKMAWPLIIVGMMMGFAFILMQVKSPMLVSVGMYLPLETTFAIFLGGLIKGVVEMSAAKRGLNEAQKVRVENNGVLLAAGLIAGEALVGLVFASLAFFEVKYKIFPNPGMFWISLLILAGIAFYLVKVPLANAGEADEPAPPSANF; this is encoded by the coding sequence ATGCAACCCTTTGTCCCATCCGACCAGAACCTGCGGGAATTCTCCCTGCGGGCGGTGCTCATCGGCCTCGTCATGGCCGTGGTGCTCGGTTCCGCCAACGCCTACCTCGGGTTGAAGGCCGGCATGACCATCGCCGCCACCTATCCGGCGGCGGTCATCGGCATGGCCCTCATCAAGCTGATGAAGGGCACCATCCTCGAAGAGAACATGGCCCGAACCGTGGGCAGCATCGGCGAGTCCGTGGCCGCCGGCGCCATCTTCACCGTGCCCGCCTTCGTCATCAGCGGCATCTGGCCCAAGTTCTTCACGGCCGGGAACTACGTCACCAGCTCCCTGATCATGTTCACGGGCGGCGTGCTCGGCATCATGTTCGTGGCCCTGCTCCGCCGCGTGATGGTGGAAGATGCCGAACTGCCCTACCCCGAGAGCGTGGCCGCCGCCGAGATCCACAAGGCCGGCGCCCGCGGTGGCAGCGGCACCAAGTTCCTCTTCGGCGCCATGGGCATCGGTGCCAGCATCCAGGCGCTCGTGCAACTCTCCCTCTTCGCCAGCGCCTGGGAGAAGTTCGTCTTCTTCAAGACCTCGGCCATCAACCTCGTGGGCACCTGGAAGGCCAAGGTCGCGGGCGGCATGCTGCTCAGCTCCCCCGGCATCAGCCCCGCCTACATGGGCGTGGGCTACATCATCGGGCCCAAGCTCGGCGCCCTGAACTTCTCCGGTGGCATCATCGCCTGGGGTCTGCTGGTCCCGATCATCACCTACTTCCTGGCCCCCGGCGTGCTGCCTGAAGGCGCCCCTGAAGGCGATTGGATCGCCCTGTCCTACTCCGTGTGGAAGTTCATCGTTCGCCCCATCGCCATTGGCGGCATGCTCGTGGGCGCCGGCTTCACCCTCTTCAAGATGCGCAAGAGCCTGGCCACGGGCCTCACTCGCTCCGTCTCCGACGTGAAAAAGGCCGCATCCGGCGACCACGTGGTGGACCGCGTCAACAAGGACCTGCCCTTCACCTACGTCCTCGGCGGTCTCGCCTTCGCTGCCGCCGTCACCTTCCTCATCACTTGGCAGATCTTCCACGTGGGGGCCATGGTGTCCTTCGTGGCCGCCCTCGTCATGGTGATTCTCGGCTTCTTCTTCGCCGCCATCAGCGGCTACCTCGTCGGCATCATGGGATCGAGCAACAACCCCATCTCCGGCCTGACGCTGACCGCCCTCGTCCTCACCGCCCTGGTCATGGTGCTGCTGGGCGTGAAAGGCCGGGAAGGCGTGGCCGCCGTGCTTGGCGTGGCCGCCATCGTCTGCGTGAGCGCCGCCGTCGCCGGCGAGATGCTGCAGGACCTCAAGGCCGGCCACATCCTGGGCGGCACCCCCTGGCGCATGGAAATGGGCGATCTTCTCGGCGTGGCCCTGGCCTCCGTCGTGCTGTTCATTCCCCTCATGGTGCTGCACGAAGGCGACATCACCGCCCAGGGCACCAAGCGCATCGCCGAACTGACCGCCCAGCAGGTGCAGGTCGTGACGGCCCCGGATGGCAAGACCTACAGCATCGATGAAGTGAAGAAGCTCCCCGCCGATCAGAAGAAGGCTGTGCTCTCCCTGGATGCCGGTTTCGGCTCCAAGCAGCTGGCCGCCCCCCAGGCGGGCCTGATGGCCCTGCTCAGCCGCGGCATCGTGGAAGGCAAGATGGCCTGGCCGCTGATCATCGTCGGCATGATGATGGGCTTCGCCTTCATCCTCATGCAGGTGAAGAGCCCGATGCTCGTGTCCGTGGGCATGTATCTGCCCCTGGAAACCACCTTCGCCATCTTCCTGGGCGGCCTGATCAAGGGTGTGGTGGAGATGTCCGCTGCCAAGCGGGGCCTCAACGAGGCCCAGAAGGTGCGCGTGGAGAACAACGGTGTGCTGCTGGCCGCGGGCCTCATCGCCGGCGAGGCCTTGGTGGGCCTGGTCTTCGCTTCCCTCGCCTTCTTCGAGGTGAAGTACAAGATCTTCCCCAACCCCGGCATGTTCTGGATCAGCCTCCTGATCCTGGCTGGGATCGCGTTCTACCTCGTCAAGGTGCCCCTGGCCAACGCCGGCGAAGCCGACGAGCCCGCGCCGCCGAGTGCCAATTTCTAA
- a CDS encoding PqqD family protein has translation MNSFPDEAFLAVVPFQALSSEPGEDGTVVLIRPKILSKRWTWLLRMMKKPNYRVKLDARGTAVWQACDGVRTVAEVAQVVAEAFPGEPDAIHRTALFIRELARGQFINLFHRPDPLS, from the coding sequence ATGAACTCGTTTCCCGATGAAGCCTTCCTAGCCGTCGTCCCCTTCCAGGCGCTCTCGTCCGAACCCGGCGAGGACGGCACGGTGGTGCTGATCCGCCCCAAGATCCTCTCCAAGCGCTGGACCTGGCTGCTGCGGATGATGAAGAAGCCGAACTACCGCGTGAAGCTGGATGCCCGCGGCACGGCAGTGTGGCAAGCCTGCGATGGCGTCCGAACCGTGGCCGAAGTGGCCCAGGTGGTCGCTGAAGCCTTTCCTGGCGAGCCCGACGCCATCCACCGCACGGCCCTCTTCATCCGCGAACTGGCGCGGGGCCAGTTCATCAACCTCTTCCACCGGCCTGACCCGCTATCCTGA